A window of Streptomyces broussonetiae genomic DNA:
GTACCGGCCACGAAGCGGTCCGGCGGATCGTAGAGGAACACCTGACGGGACACGTCCTGTCTCCTGGATTCGAGAGTTTCAGCGGTGCTGGCCACGCGGGTACGCGACTGTGGTGGATCGCTTCACCCTACTGCGGCCGACGATCACGGTGCGCCCGCACCACCCCCGACCGGTGCGTCGCCCTCGGCCGGTCCGTCACCCGGTTCCTCGCGAGGGGCGAGGGAGGCGAAGTTCCCGGTGTCGCCGAGGCGGATCAGGTACGGCCTCAGGCGTGTGTAGCGGATCGCGGTGACGGAACAGGGCTCCACGGAGATCCGCTGGAAGAGGTCGAGATGGAGCCCGAGGGCGTCGGCGACGAGGGACTTGATGATGTCGCCGTGCGAGCACATGAGATACACGGCGTCGGCGCCGTGATCGCGCTCCACGCGCACGTTCCACTCCCGTACGGCCTCGGCGGCGCGGGTCTGCATGGCCCGCAGGGACTCTCCGCCGGGGAACGCGGCGGCCGACGGATGGGCCTGGACGACCTCCATCAGCGGCTCGTCCTTCAGCTCGGCGAGCTTGCGGCCGGACCAGTCGCCGTAGTGGCACTCCCCGATCCGCTCGTCGGTGCTCAGGCGCAGTCCCGGGCGGGCTTCGAGCAGCGGTCGTACGGTCTCCTGACAGCGCTCCAGCGGGCTGGCGACGACCTCGCAGAGCGGCAGGCCCGCGAGCCGCGCGGGCAGCGCGGCGGCCTGAGCGGCGCCCCGCTCGTCCAGGGTGACGCCTGGCGTCCACCCGGCGAGCACGCCGGAGGTGTTGGCGGTGGAACGTCCGTGCCTTACGAGGATCAGCGTGGGCATGCGGCCCAGGGTAGGCGCAACAGCGCGTGCGCCGGTGGCCGGGCGAGGGGAGAATGCGCTCCGTGATCGTGGACTGCGCCATCTACCGGCACGGGCACCGCACCGAAGGCCCGGAGGACCTGTCCGACGCGCTGGACGAGGCGCGGGCGGCGGGCGGGTTCGTCTGGATCGGGCTGTACGAGCCGTCGGAGCACGAGTTCGACCTGGTCACGCGGGAGTTCGACCTGCATCCGCTGGCCGTCGAGGACGCGCTCAAGGCACATCAGCGGCCAAAGCTGGAGGTGTACGACGACTCGCTGTTCATGGTGCTGAAACCGGTCGTCTACGAGGCCGAGAGCGACGCCGTCTCGTCCGGCGAGATCATGGTCTTCAGCGGGGACTGCTTCGTGGTGACGGTGCGCCACGGCGAGGGCTCGCCGCTGGCCGCCGTACGGCACCGGCTGGAGGAGGAGCCGGAGATGCTCGACAAGGGCCCCACCGCGGTGCTGTACGCGATCTCCGACGCCGTGGTCGACCACTATCTGGACGTGGCCACGGAGCTGCAGGCCGACCTGGAGGAGCTGGAGACGGAGGTGTTCCAGCCGGAGCGGGGCGGCTCGCGGTACACCGCGTCCCGGATCTACACCTTCAAGCGGCAGGTGTTGGAGTTCCGCCGGGCGACCGGGCCGCTGGCGGTGCCGCTGAGCAGGCTGGCCGGCACCGGAGCGCTCGGCGCCGGGGTGCCCTTCGTGCACGACAAGGCACGGCCCTTCTTCCGGGACGTGGGTGACCATCTGCTGCGTGTGAACGACTCCGTGGAGGCGCTGGACCGGCTGGTGTCCGACATTCTCTCGGCACATCTGGCGCAGATGAGCGTCCGGCAGAACGACGACATGCGCAAGATCTCCGCGTGGGCGGCGATGGCGGCGGTCCCCACGATGATCGCCGGTATCTACGGCATGAACTTCGACCACATGCCGGAGCTGCACTGGCTGTGGGCGTACCCGGCGGTGATCCTGCTGATGGCGGTGTTCGAGGTGCTGCTGTACCGCACGTTCAAGCAGCGCGGCTGGCTGTAGAGCCCTTGTGCGGGGGCTTCCTCCTCGCGGCTCACGCGAACTCGTGGGCCGGGGCGGCGGGTCCGCCGAGGGCGTCACGGCGCTCGGGCATGCGCAGGTCGGCCATGCGGCGCCAGCCGGCGAGGCGCTCGTACCCGTAGACCGCGTGGATGCCGGCCGCCAGCAGCGCGGACTTCGCCCGTGGCCAGCCCAGGATGCGAGCCATGCGGGTCATCACGGCGAGGCTGACGTCCCGGTAGGTCGCGATCTCGGCGAGCGCGTACGCGCGCAGGGTGCGCTGGATCAGCCGCCCGTGCCCGGCGGCGGCGAACCGGAGCAGCTCCTCGTGCGTGTAGGCGAGGTGGTTGTTCTCGTCGGCCGAGATCATCCGGACCGCCCTGCCCACCTCGGGGTGGTCGGCGAAGTGCCGGCGGAGCATCAGCATCTGGTCGGCGGCGCGCTGCTCGGTGACGCGGCTGTGGGAGAGGTAGACGATGATGTCGCGCACGCCGAGCGGCTCGTCGCGCCGCAGCTTGTCGTGGGCGAGACCGATGCCGCGCCGTTCCAGGAGCATCGTGTAGTCGGTCTCGGGCGGTACGGCGACGGGGGTGAGCCCGCGCTTCTTCAGCAAGGCGTGGAAGATGCGTCCGTGTTTGTCCTCGTCGGCGCCGTGGCGGGCGATCTTGGGGGCGAGGGTGCGTTCGCTGTGCGGTACGAGGGCGGCGATCCGTCCGTTCTCCCAGCCACCCTGGGACTCCCCACCGGCGGCAATGGAGCAGAACAGCCGGAAGGACTCGTCGTGGTCGAGGATCTCCTGGAACAGACTCCTGGCCGAGAGCATCGAGACCACCTCTCCGCAACATTCCGCGACATTCCGCGATATTCGTCGTTCTTCAGGACATTCCGTAAAGAACGAGTGAAATGCGAGCGGAGTGGAGTCGCAACACGGGTGTCCGACAACTCGGCCGAAAGAAGGAACGCCGGGGTCGTAACCGCATGGCGCGCGGCGCGTTGTTCCCGGTGACGGCCGTGGCGGGGAAGACCCCCGAGCCCCCACCACGGCCGCTGACATGTGTGACCGGCGCCCTGCTACGCGAGCCCGGCGCGCTCCAGGGCTTCGCGCCCGGCCCGCAGGGAGGCGAGCCGCTCCTCCAGCGTGAAGCCCGCGGGGTTGAGGCTGAGGGTCGTGACTCCGGCGGCGGCGTAGGCCTTCATCCGGTCGGCGATCCGGTCGACGGAGCCCAGCAGCGTCGTCTTGTCGATCAGGTCCTGC
This region includes:
- a CDS encoding histidine phosphatase family protein, whose product is MPTLILVRHGRSTANTSGVLAGWTPGVTLDERGAAQAAALPARLAGLPLCEVVASPLERCQETVRPLLEARPGLRLSTDERIGECHYGDWSGRKLAELKDEPLMEVVQAHPSAAAFPGGESLRAMQTRAAEAVREWNVRVERDHGADAVYLMCSHGDIIKSLVADALGLHLDLFQRISVEPCSVTAIRYTRLRPYLIRLGDTGNFASLAPREEPGDGPAEGDAPVGGGAGAP
- the corA gene encoding magnesium/cobalt transporter CorA, whose protein sequence is MIVDCAIYRHGHRTEGPEDLSDALDEARAAGGFVWIGLYEPSEHEFDLVTREFDLHPLAVEDALKAHQRPKLEVYDDSLFMVLKPVVYEAESDAVSSGEIMVFSGDCFVVTVRHGEGSPLAAVRHRLEEEPEMLDKGPTAVLYAISDAVVDHYLDVATELQADLEELETEVFQPERGGSRYTASRIYTFKRQVLEFRRATGPLAVPLSRLAGTGALGAGVPFVHDKARPFFRDVGDHLLRVNDSVEALDRLVSDILSAHLAQMSVRQNDDMRKISAWAAMAAVPTMIAGIYGMNFDHMPELHWLWAYPAVILLMAVFEVLLYRTFKQRGWL
- a CDS encoding ferritin-like domain-containing protein; translated protein: MLSARSLFQEILDHDESFRLFCSIAAGGESQGGWENGRIAALVPHSERTLAPKIARHGADEDKHGRIFHALLKKRGLTPVAVPPETDYTMLLERRGIGLAHDKLRRDEPLGVRDIIVYLSHSRVTEQRAADQMLMLRRHFADHPEVGRAVRMISADENNHLAYTHEELLRFAAAGHGRLIQRTLRAYALAEIATYRDVSLAVMTRMARILGWPRAKSALLAAGIHAVYGYERLAGWRRMADLRMPERRDALGGPAAPAHEFA